In the Candidatus Cloacimonas acidaminovorans str. Evry genome, one interval contains:
- a CDS encoding T9SS type A sorting domain-containing protein encodes MMKKFFLLLLLPVICIAFLQADYIYVVNSESRTLSRIDMETGTVNNSFTQLGLTPNMLKVNSDYIYVVLSGANSIQMIDRNSGTTIRNIFIASSSNPWDVVEDSGYLYVSGMFTNKVYKISQESWSVVDQITVGTAPEGLGVCNGKLYVCNTGGYASGYANSSVSVIDLDSFSVIKTIPVWTNPQDIAVFGSQLHIVCTGNWSSISGAVDIIDTITDERIDRLLIGGNPWSVWISPQGFAYLGEGYNSGVYSYNASTLEIMHNSSNPLTPGGIMISGSTDCIAVLYAPYSQNGTVYLRSNNWQPITQWTVALIPTDICYFSYETPVSDEELPLPQITIYPNPVNKDGILNFKADNAFYGELKIYNLKGQKVLQLPVQKGEASIDLRGKGMGSGLYFYHSGKAQGKIIVK; translated from the coding sequence ATGATGAAAAAGTTCTTTTTACTTCTTCTGCTTCCAGTAATCTGTATAGCGTTTCTGCAGGCGGATTATATTTATGTGGTAAATTCCGAATCCCGCACTTTAAGCAGAATTGACATGGAAACAGGAACGGTGAATAATAGTTTTACGCAATTAGGTTTAACTCCGAATATGCTGAAAGTAAATAGTGATTATATTTATGTAGTTCTTTCCGGGGCAAACAGCATTCAGATGATAGATAGAAATAGTGGAACAACTATCCGTAATATTTTTATTGCCTCCAGTTCCAATCCCTGGGATGTAGTAGAAGATAGTGGTTATCTTTATGTAAGCGGAATGTTTACTAATAAGGTCTATAAAATCAGTCAAGAAAGCTGGTCAGTTGTAGATCAAATTACAGTTGGCACAGCCCCGGAAGGTTTAGGGGTCTGTAACGGAAAATTATATGTATGTAATACAGGTGGTTATGCCAGCGGTTATGCTAATAGCAGTGTCTCTGTGATTGATTTGGATTCTTTTAGCGTGATAAAAACCATTCCTGTGTGGACTAACCCTCAGGATATAGCTGTTTTTGGTTCACAATTGCATATAGTATGCACCGGTAATTGGAGTTCCATTTCTGGAGCTGTGGATATTATTGATACGATTACAGATGAACGCATAGACCGTCTTTTAATTGGAGGCAACCCTTGGAGTGTGTGGATTAGCCCACAAGGTTTTGCCTATTTGGGAGAGGGATATAACAGCGGAGTATATTCTTATAATGCCTCAACCCTGGAAATTATGCATAACAGCAGTAATCCTTTAACTCCGGGAGGGATAATGATCAGCGGTTCAACTGATTGTATTGCTGTTCTTTATGCTCCCTATAGTCAAAACGGAACTGTATATTTAAGGAGTAATAACTGGCAACCGATTACTCAGTGGACGGTTGCATTAATCCCAACCGATATTTGTTATTTTAGCTATGAAACCCCTGTTTCCGATGAAGAATTGCCTTTGCCTCAAATAACTATCTATCCTAATCCAGTTAATAAAGATGGTATTCTCAATTTCAAGGCGGATAATGCTTTTTACGGAGAACTAAAGATTTATAATCTAAAGGGACAAAAAGTGTTACAATTGCCTGTGCAAAAGGGAGAAGCAAGCATAGACCTTAGGGGAAAAGGAATGGGAAGCGGGTTATATTTTTACCACAGCGGAAAGGCGCAAGGGAAGATAATAGTAAAATAG
- a CDS encoding acyl-CoA dehydrogenase family protein, which translates to MDYFLTEEQLEMQEIARRIAEEKIRPVSEKYDEEGIFPWDIVEVMKQSDLFAILVPEEYGGISGKVADLAVVTEELCAVDVGISLAFGATGLGMYPILIAGSEEQKQKYLAQIAAGEQLAAFALTEANAGSDAGAIETTAQKEGDYYLLNGTKQWITNGGEAGIYCVFAMTDKTKGARGCSCFLVEKGTPGFNFGKKENKMGIRASATRELIFEDCKVPAENLIGREGTGFITAMKVFDKSRPMVGAQSVGVARGAFEVAIKYSRERQQFGKPISSFQGIQFMLADMATQIEAARALVMQTARMIDSGAKNYSKESAMCKYFASDVAMKVTTDAVQILGGYGYMKEYPVEKMMRDAKILQIYEGTNQIQRNIVAANLLKEY; encoded by the coding sequence ATGGACTACTTTTTAACTGAAGAACAATTGGAAATGCAAGAAATAGCACGGCGGATTGCAGAGGAAAAAATTAGACCTGTTTCCGAAAAATACGATGAAGAGGGCATTTTCCCTTGGGACATCGTAGAAGTGATGAAACAAAGCGATCTTTTTGCTATTTTAGTTCCGGAAGAATATGGCGGAATTAGTGGCAAAGTTGCTGATTTAGCAGTTGTTACAGAAGAGCTTTGTGCAGTGGATGTCGGTATTTCCTTAGCATTTGGAGCAACCGGTTTAGGGATGTATCCTATTTTAATTGCGGGAAGTGAAGAGCAGAAACAAAAATATCTGGCACAAATTGCAGCCGGAGAACAACTTGCTGCTTTTGCTTTAACAGAGGCAAATGCAGGTAGTGATGCGGGTGCAATTGAAACTACTGCCCAAAAGGAAGGCGATTATTATCTTTTAAATGGCACAAAACAGTGGATAACTAATGGGGGAGAAGCAGGAATTTACTGTGTTTTTGCAATGACGGATAAAACCAAAGGAGCGCGTGGTTGTTCCTGTTTTTTAGTGGAAAAAGGCACTCCCGGTTTTAATTTTGGTAAAAAAGAAAACAAAATGGGTATTCGTGCCTCCGCTACAAGAGAGCTAATTTTTGAGGATTGTAAAGTTCCGGCAGAAAATTTGATTGGGCGTGAAGGGACTGGTTTTATTACTGCAATGAAGGTTTTTGATAAATCGCGTCCAATGGTTGGAGCTCAATCTGTAGGAGTTGCTCGCGGTGCATTTGAAGTAGCAATAAAATATTCCAGGGAAAGACAGCAGTTTGGAAAACCGATTTCCAGCTTTCAAGGTATTCAATTTATGCTGGCAGATATGGCAACCCAAATTGAAGCAGCAAGGGCTTTAGTGATGCAAACGGCGAGAATGATTGATAGTGGAGCCAAAAACTACTCCAAAGAAAGTGCAATGTGTAAATATTTTGCTTCCGATGTAGCAATGAAGGTTACTACCGATGCAGTGCAAATTTTAGGCGGTTATGGTTATATGAAAGAATATCCGGTGGAAAAAATGATGCGCGATGCCAAAATTTTGCAAATATATGAAGGCACTAATCAAATTCA
- a CDS encoding Fic family protein, whose protein sequence is MKFEEFKSGTYKNQFQYKSFLPSKINHQWTWDDPRINLLLEKAAQTLGELNAFSRIVPNVDLFIRMHILKEANTSSRIEGTKTDIEDVVLDESSVFPEKRDDWQEVQNYVQAMNEAIKQLENLPLSLRLIRNTHRILMTNVRGKHKTPGEFRTSQNWIGGSSLADAAFIPPHKDDMSDLLDDFEHFLYNDRIVVPHLIRCAIAHYQFETIHPFQDGNGRIGRLLITLYLVSNHLLIKPTLYLSDFFERHRGAYYDSLTRVRDSNDLGQWVRFFLEAVMETAEKGKTTFAQILNLHTNIESELMNLGKKTDNARKLLKHLYQSPVVSVKQVESILGVKYYSANELIKTLVEINILEETTGYSRNRVFMFKRYIDVFKE, encoded by the coding sequence ATGAAATTTGAAGAATTCAAATCCGGAACTTATAAAAATCAATTTCAATATAAGAGTTTTTTACCAAGTAAAATAAACCATCAATGGACTTGGGATGATCCCAGGATTAATCTTTTACTGGAAAAAGCAGCACAGACATTGGGTGAATTAAATGCTTTTTCCCGAATTGTTCCTAATGTGGACTTATTTATTCGGATGCATATTTTGAAAGAAGCAAATACTTCCAGTCGGATTGAAGGCACTAAAACCGATATTGAAGATGTGGTCTTAGATGAGAGTTCAGTTTTTCCTGAAAAACGGGATGATTGGCAGGAAGTGCAAAATTATGTTCAGGCAATGAACGAAGCCATAAAACAGTTAGAAAACTTACCACTTTCTTTGCGTTTAATTAGAAATACACATCGGATATTGATGACTAATGTCCGAGGAAAACATAAAACCCCGGGTGAGTTTCGCACAAGTCAGAATTGGATTGGTGGCTCATCTTTAGCTGATGCAGCTTTTATACCTCCTCATAAAGATGATATGTCTGATTTACTTGATGATTTTGAACATTTTCTTTATAATGACAGAATTGTTGTTCCGCATTTAATTCGTTGTGCTATAGCTCACTATCAGTTTGAAACCATACATCCTTTTCAAGATGGAAATGGACGTATTGGACGTCTACTGATAACATTGTATCTGGTTAGTAATCATCTTTTAATTAAACCGACTTTATATCTTTCCGATTTTTTTGAAAGACATCGGGGAGCTTATTACGATTCACTAACCAGAGTTAGGGACTCCAATGATTTAGGACAGTGGGTGCGTTTTTTTCTGGAAGCGGTTATGGAAACAGCGGAAAAAGGAAAAACGACTTTTGCCCAAATTCTAAATTTACATACCAATATTGAAAGTGAACTTATGAATCTTGGTAAAAAAACCGATAACGCCAGAAAATTATTGAAGCATTTATATCAGTCACCTGTAGTTAGTGTTAAGCAAGTGGAATCAATTTTGGGCGTTAAATACTACTCTGCCAATGAATTAATAAAAACCCTTGTAGAGATAAATATTTTGGAGGAAACAACAGGATACAGCAGAAATAGGGTGTTTATGTTTAAAAGATATATTGATGTTTTTAAGGAATAA